One Heteronotia binoei isolate CCM8104 ecotype False Entrance Well chromosome 3, APGP_CSIRO_Hbin_v1, whole genome shotgun sequence genomic window, TGCTGTCCTGTAGCAACAGCCATGATGCATTGCAAGTAGAGCGCGGGGCACTTGAGCTCAATGTGTGGTGTAACTGAGCAATAGGCtgactcaacaggatcccaccttcgtcgtcattgttaaatactgggtttgatgcgtaagagttcaaacaggaacatactttattgataactacatactaagacaaaaTGGTGGGGCCACGACCcaacttatatgcatgcaaaagaactaccccccagatccccataccaaatcacggcaaTCAGGTTTCAtgccaagactgctcattggtgACTGTTTAGTGTCCAGATCTTGAAGTGTATCATCGCGTCTCTAGTGCTCCTGCTACTGACCAGGCGCGTGAAAGCTTCCTGCCAAAGATAAAGTCCAGTACATAAAGTCCAGTGCATAACAGAGGCAGAAGCAGGTATCAGGGGATGTGTGCTGAACTGATTCAATTGATTCATCACAGATTGGAATCAAAGGGCTGCTGTGATAACCAGTTGTCATCAGTGTTGGATCTATACTGTGGAGTTCCACAGGGTGCAGTCCTATCCCTCATGCTTTTAAATCTCTATGTAAATAAAGCCTTTAGGACAAATCATCCATAGCTTTGGGGAAAGATGCCATCAATGTGGATATGATGCCCAGCTCTATATATCCTTATCTAAATCCTCTAGTGATTTGGTAAAGGTCATTAATAAGGATGGggacaaactgggaaaatgtggttcaatttgtggctgaaccataaaccaaaccaacAGGCTCATTCATGAACTGaagtggtttgtggttcatggccttGCAAACCTTCTCGAGAAAGACCACAGTCCCTTTCAACGGGGTTTGcaaaaagcctgaaaaacagctgagcagcaggaagcAGCTTGCTCTCCACAACTCAGCTGTTTTGGACTGCCATCtttgcagtccttttaaactttaaaggggctGAAggcagcctgaaaaacagctgtgcAGTGGGGAGGTGCTTCCCACCACCCACTTGTTTTGGGCTTTTTGTGCAATCCCTTTATTACTGaaaaagcaagttaatgcagttgCTAAAAAGGTTTTCTCCCAGTCCAGCCTAGCCAAAAGGAAGGCCTTTCAATATAGCTGGTCTGGCCACTTGGATCCACACCAAAGTAacatccagactagattactgtaaagCACTGTACATCACTCTGCcctcaaaatcaatttggaaactccagttgatgcagaatgctgcggctCAGCTATTGTTGGGAACTAGATGAAGATACATATTACTCTAATTCTGCAGTCACTCTACTGGCTGCCCAGCAGTTACTGggctcaagtgaaggcattagcTATcatatacaaagcccttcatggtgcTAGCCCTTCATACCTGCAAGACTACCTCTCCCCATTTGCTCCATCACAACAGCTTAATTCATCAgagcagggtcttctgcaggtgccaagaACTGCCTAtatgctttctctgttgtggtcTTCACCTTGTAGAACAACCTGCCAAAGGAGATCAGGAAAACTCCTACTCTtatggctttctgcaaactatgcaaaactgaattattcaagggaGACTTTCTATGCAGAAAATGGGATTACACTTGGAAAAATTGTTAGGGACTGTGCTATGCACtaagggtgtgcatttggttatatccaagcaaaaaaaaaaaaacccctaaaaaaaTTCCTATGTCTATAATGGTCcccgtagggtataatagagCGGAAAAAATTCAAGATTTCGGAAGAATTCTAAATCTAAATATCATACCTGTATTGGAATTCAGGAATATCGGAAATACGGATATTTTTGGGGTTCAATATACCCGAACatgaaaaatactgattttttgcacacccctagtctatACTACTGTGCATATTTTGCTGAGACTATGATCCCACTATACATCATTTAACTTGCTGTGTTAATACTTAACACtaaatgctttgcttcagttctgcttttagacttctggttggttgtACAACTCATACCCAAATtctgttgcattgtttattgaatgtcccatctgtcaattgtattgactctctgggtaatccactttgagtcccagtgagaaaggcagactataaaacaacacaaataaataaataaaaatattaccaCCTATACATGTGATTTCTCTATTGTGGTTcctgccttgtggaatggcctgctcaAGGTCCGAAAAGCTtctgctctcctggctttctTCAAAATATGCAAAACCTGAACTATTCAAGAGAACTTTTCTGTGCAGGTAGCAGGGTTGCAGAAATGGTTTACACACTTACTTAGATAAtatgagatagatcaagatgggcagctgtgtttgtagcagtagaaaagagtccagtagcaccttaaagactaacaacatttgtggcaggatatgagcttttgtgagtcactgctcactttttcagatgcagCTGGAATGTgagtcctatatattggaaagtggagtgatttcagatgctgaataacATTAGCAGggaaatgacaatagcaggtgtaaCTGGACTAGGTGTGATATGTAGaaggtgtggagaaatcagcactggtaatgagataGGAAATTTAGgccttgattcagtccaggtggatgcattgttTTGAGTTACTTTATATACAGCTGTATAtagattatcagggctttttttgtagcaggaacgcctttgcatgttaggctacaccccctgatgtagcagtccttccagagcttacagtaggtcttgtaagttcttggaggactggctacatcaggggtgtgtggcataatacgcaaaggagttcctgctacaacccctccccccagattaTTGTAAGGATCCTATTTTGTAACTCTTGTACTGCTTAATGCGCCATGTTAACACTTATGCTACACTTCAGTTATTTCTGGTGGTTTCTAAATCCAAATTTAAATCCTAATGTATTGGTTACTGAATATTCCAATTTTGCTGATTGTACTatgtgtaatccatcttgagttcctgcaaaaaaacgCAGATTtataaataacacaaataaataagaaatatttTTGTTGAAACCACTTCACAACCCTATGACCAAACACAATAACATACGAAAAGTATAAACTATGGAAGATATTAGTATTTATAGTAAAATCATCATCTCAATCCTTAATAATTTTGGAAGGGCAGTTTGCACTATTGACGAATTCTAATCCAGCAATCTTGCAATATTTTTCCCTTTACTTCGCCACATGCATGGAATGTCAATCCATTATGCCCGATAGACTAACACGGAATTCTTTAAGCAAAGTGCAAGAGATTGAAATAAAATTCATTAACATTTTGCTACCCTAAAGTATCAGCACCAAGCTTCCCAAACTCCCGTTTACTTATATTTCTTTCCTGATCCgtgctggggggaaaggaaacGGAAAAGAAGGAAAGGACGCTAACCAATCATATCTGGCGATATGTCAGCCAATGAACCGCATAAGGTGGAGCTGGGATAGCCAATCAGGAAACAATAGCGGTGACACAGCTGCTACAGTTCCCTCGACTGTTTGTTACTCCTCAGCGGCGGTTGGTGCTGATATGGGGCCGAAGTAGCCGTTAGCGGCCGCTCCCACCTGGCTTTGCCCACGCGCCATGCTGATCACGCTTTGCTACTTGTATCTTTGGGCGCGTTGGGGGACCTATTCGGCGGGGCTGATCCGTCGCACGGTGCGCAGACTACATCGAACTCGCTGTTCTTTCACCTTCTGCTCCGGCCCTGGGTGCCCTCTCCAAACACTAGACCAGCCCCGTTGCCTTCCCCCTGGCAGGGAGGAAGCTTCCCGTCTTCCCGCGGAGAGAATCTGCCTCAGGTCGGGGAACAAGGTTTTCTTCACTGACGAAACCCAGGTGTGATGTGGGAGGGGCGGAGGCTGGGCTCTTGAGGTAGAAGGGATGAGTGTGTTGTGTGAATAGGGTGGCTTTCCTTCCCTAGTGACTCAATCGTTTCCTTCGAGAGCTGCATTAGAGGGGGAAATTAACAGGCATCACCACCCCACCCAGACCTGTAGAGAGAATGATAGAGAAAGATGCAtctgttttatttttctcttaGTAACATTCAGTCGCCTGACATGTTATGTGTTAGTAACCCCCTTCCCTCTTCTACTTATGTAGCCGGGTGATATGGCCTATCCAGGTTGTGTTTTCatggtggttttttaaaaaatatattttgcaATTTGTGTGAAAAGGCCTTAGTAAAAAGAAAACTTGCATGGCTAGGTCTTAGCCAGAACACTAAGCTGTGCTTCTAGTTAGTCTGCTGTCTTCTTTGTGCAGAATCACAGTGCCCAACACCTGAATGGTGATGGAAAGTATTGTCAATTCATAGTTGACTTTttaccccatagggttttcaaagcaacagatgtccagaggtggtttgtcattgctacttccatgtcatgaccctggtattccttggaggtcttccacccaaatactagcttgcagggctttttttttagcaggaatgcagttcaggctggcttggtgtcaggagtgtggcttaatatgtagatgagttcctgctgcaaaacaatgatgacatcaggaggtgtgccctaatatgcaaatgagttcctgctgggccttttctaccaaaacccccctACTAGCTAGTACCAACCCTGTATAGCTTCCAGTGTGATGAGCGCAGGCTATCctgagctattcaggtcagggcaacatttcacaaaaaaaaggtaaaggtagtcccctgtgcaagcaccagtcgtttccgactctggggtgatgttgctttcacaacgttttcactagCCTTGTAGAAGTCAAGCTTTTCCTGAGTGGAGAGGCAAAGATGGAAAACCTCTTACCTGTTGCTTTCCAAGACCTGTTATTAATTAATGATACAATACTGCCCCTCCTATTTGTGTGATCTTTTAAGGCTGAACCTGTTGGGAGTTGAGATTTTTCCAGCACTAGTAACAGTTTCACAGCTCATTGCTTCTAGCAAGTAATATAAATTGTTGCTGAAAAGACAGAGCTGATCCAGAGTGGAAATAATTGAACTCTTTTGCTATAATTTGTCAAGTGACATGCAATGTTTCTAAGCACAAAAATGTTGCCAGTTTATATAATATACTAGTATTTCAGTGTGAATCTTCACCTTTAGAGCTTGTGTGGGTGAAGATGCTGTGAGGGGGGAAATAACTGGTTTAACTCTTAACTTCAGGGAAAGAACTCAGGTGGCACCAGGCAAATACTATATCTTCTTAATTTTTGTTCCCCTTTCTCCATGCAGAAATATCTGAATACTTGAGGGAATTGTGATATAAATGCTAAGCATTTTTCAATTCATACATATatggagcaatcctaaacaggtgtaATCAGAACCAAGTTCTAATGTGGCTTAGTCCCAGGAAAATGTATTTAGGACTGTATTGGTAATTACAGTTGAAGATAACTGAGTGGAATGTATTTGATTGTTAAAATATTACACTAAATTGACAAACAGTGCTAAAATAGTTTAAACTTATAAGGGTCCATTAGATGTATGTGTGAATTGTCCATCAGTCCTATACAGCTATGGACTTTTTTCAGTGTATATTGAACAATCCTGATCTGGTATTTTGTACAGCATGTGATAATCTGGTTGGAGAAGTCATTAATGAATCCTTTGTTGTGAACTGATCATTAACCGGTGAATCATTGCAATAAGAAGCTTGTTATATGACTTTTGTTTTTGTTGATATTAACTAGAGCTAAGCCCTTGGGATAAAGGGAATGTAAACTTTTCTCAACATTGTTGCAATGTcactgttttttccccccagtcCCTTGATGATTTAAACCAATGGACATTGCTTATTGTATCGCCTCCTATTTATTCTGACAAAATATTTGAATCTGAACATATAGCATTTCTGACTGAAAGTATTTCCACTCAAGCAGGCAGTTCACAGGCTGTAACATGCTCAACAGAAAAGGTAAGTTTTTAAAGGCACTTCTTCTAAGAAGTCTATGCAGTAAACTGCAGACCTGATGAGGTATAAGCAGTAAGAGTTTTGGACTTACATTGGGAAGATTGTCCCTACAGGACAGTTAAAATCACTGGGTTATCTTGAGTCAAGAATTTCTCAGCAAACTTGTTTGTCTCTCCAAAATGTCTTGAGAATAAAAATAAAGGATTGTGTACACTACTCGGTAGCAACAGTGGCTGTACCATGAAAGGATCTCAGTAACTTCTAGGAAATGCCTTTTCTGCCTGAGACAGCTTCTATTAAAttaaagtagacaatactaaACTAGGTGGACCAATGGTCTCACTCAATATAAGGGATATCTACCCTATACACTTTAGGGAAAAGATGGGATAAAATGGAATagtaaaataatatatttttgttttaaaacattgTTCATATTGCATAAAAAGCAAGCAAAGGGTAAGCAAAATCATTagtgcaatcttatgcagaaTCATTTCAGCTTGTACTCATTTATTTCAGTGGGCATAGACTGAGATAACTCTATTTTGGACTGTAGTGTTAAATTGCTAACTGATCAGTTCACAAACCCATGAGAGATAACATGAGAGAATTTCCCAGAGCATTGTGTCTTAAGTCACAAACTTAGGGCAGTAAACTGTGCAGGCTTGATGTGGGATAGCAGTTAGAGTGTTGGATTTAAATTGGAAAGATTCGGGACATTCAAAATCAATAGTTTATCTTGAGTCAATTTCATTAAGAGAGTGCAAAAAGAAACAAGTCTTCATCCGCTGGCAGAAGACAGTAATGGAAAGAAGCAGACAAATATGCTGAGGGAGGGATTTGTGTTTCTACTTTGATATTTCACTGGAAGAAATTGTTATTATATCTATTGTGTTGTTAGAGGTAATGTCTTGATTTCTGCCTAGAGATTTGTAGGTCTGGAATTACACTGGTAATTGCAAGTGGTAACTAGAATTGTAACTTTTCAGTATAGGAATGTTAGCTCCGTTTTTGGGAAAGTTCCTTGAATATTTTGACTATGTAGATTTTTGTTATATCTTGTGTTTTTCTCCAGCTCGTGAAGTGGTCAGATTATTGTTCACCTTTGGCATTTAAACCCGGAGAACCTTACGTATTGTTTGCTGAAGCCAGTATAGACAACTTCAGTAGCCTTGGAATAGCATTTATGGAAGATAGACTACAAATGGATAATGGATTGGTACCTCACAAAATTATGTGTAAGTTTTATTACCAAAAAATTACACCATTGCACTCTGTATCTGCAGTGGCCCACAACTAGTGcagtcctaagtagagttacacccttctacatCCATTGATGTTAGTGGGCTTAGAAGAAAGTAACTATATAAGATAGCCATGAAAGGAACTTCCATCAAATAGCTTTCGGTAACACCCTGTGAAAGAAGGGGAGCAACGTCTATCCTGCAGCATTGCCTGTTAGTTGCAGTTCCATTTGTATTAGTTTATCAAGTGCATGTGTTTAAGAATGTTTGAGAATCTATCCTTAATCCATCTCTTGCTCAAGAGTATATGTTGTCAACTTCCAATACAACATATTCATgattaaatattaaatatttcctcctttgatggtttttaagcagaggctgcgTGGCCATctatctgacagtaatgctgattctgtgaacttaggcagaaatcctgcctcttgcctgcctccctcccccttcctctttccacctctctcttgcaccactccccccccttcttctctggggctgctcctcctctcttggggggggaagggagggggaggggagagagagaagaaaaagtggagtcccatggcagctgtaagaccaacaacattttattccaggtataaacttttgttgagaaggtccttatatcttggagagtgaaatGATTTCAGGTATTCAAATGTTAATAACACACATTGTCGAAGAGACAGGAAAATTAGatttcagttcagtccaggaggatgcattgtcttgagcttcattatcacttgcaattcagcagtctctctttctaatcttcctttgaaattcttttgtaagagcacttctactcttaggtcagcaactgaatgttgtggtttctaatgtcagactgatgtccatttatttttttcatcctcctggatggaattgagacctaggtttcctgtgtcattaccaatgctgatatctccacacttactacctagaatcatagagttggaagggatctccagggtcatctagtccaaccccatgcacaatgcaggaaactcacaaatacctccccctaaattcataggatcttcattgctgtcagatggccatctagcctatgcttaaaaacctccaaggaaggagaacccaccacctcctgaggaagcctgttccactgaggaactgctctaacgatcagaaagttcttcctaatgttgagacggaaactgtTTTGATTCAGTTTCAATCCATTGGCTCTGAccctaacttctggggccacagaaaacaattccacaccatcctctatatatgacagcccttcaggtatttgaagatgatgatcatatcacctctcagccacctcctctccaggctaaacatgcccagctccttcaacctttcttcataggacttggtctccagacccctcaccatcttcgtcgccctcctctggacccgttccagcttgtctaagtcctccttaaaatgtgcccaaaactgaacacaatactccaggtgaggtcttaccagagcagagtaaagcgataccatcacttcacgtgatctgtacactatacttctgttgatacagtccaaaactgcatttgcctttttagccaccacatcacactgttgactcgtgttcagcatatggtccactaagacccctaagtTTCTTTTCGCacttactactgctaagacaattctcccccatcctataaccatgcattggattcttcctatctaaatgcagaactttacatttatccctgttaaaatccattttatttgttttatcccagttttccagcctgtcaaggtcatcctgtgtcctgtttctgtcttctactgtatttgcaacccctcccaatttagtatcatctgcaaaagtaataagcattccttctattacaggggtggccaacggtagctcaccagaagttttttgcctacaactcccatcagccccagccagcatggccaatagctggggctgatgggagttataggcaaaaaacatctggagagctaccgttggccacccctgctctattccttcatccatatAATTTATacagatgttgaacaaagcaggtcccaggacatatccttgaggcactccactcgtCACTCTTCTCCAAGGGGATGAGGTACCatccacaagcactctttgggtgcaatctgtcaaccagttacagatccacctcacggtaacaggatccaaaccacattttaccaacttgtcaacaaggatagtatgtggaaccttatcaaaatccttactgaaatcaagataaaggatgtctacagcatccccctgatccagcaaggtagtcactttctcaaaaaaagaaaggttagtctgacatgacttgttcttgagaaaaccatgctgcctCTTAGTAGtcacatcctttctaaatgttccaggaccgactgtttgatgatttgttctaaaacttttccaggtatagacgtcaagctgacgggtcggtagttacccagagcctccttttcccccttcatgAACATGGGGACAaaattcgcctgcctccaatcttctggcatctGTCCTGTCTTCCAAGAATTcttaaaaataatagccagaggctcagaaattacatccgcaagctcttttagaacccttggatgcagtttgtctggccctgaggacttagtttcatttaaagttaCTAGGTGttcatgtactacccctatgctgatcctaggttggaacttcatacccttcttatatgttctgtttttgccatgttgagcaccgtttccctcagaagagaagactgagaaaaagtaggaattgagcagttccccCCTCtccattacctgttacaatttcacttttctgccctcacaatgggcttaccatgtccttgttctttttcttactctgaacacaagaaaagaacccttttttgttgtttttagcatctttgggcagcctaagctcatactgagctttagttttcctaactttttctctacagtgatttgtttatattcctatttggttataaggccctccttccaattcctaaaggagtcttttttatttctcaagtctgtAGAGCTGTTTATGGACCCAACTCGGGTTCTTTAGGCTCTGCAtattacacctaatccaatcaagcctgctattttcacctgctattgccatttagcatctgaaatcacctttataaagtttatatctctagtacctgattttacattttatagcacatgtgacctggcccaacaaaatgatatgtcagaactggcccttgtaacaaatgagtttgacacatctGATCTAGTCAGTACCAGCTATGTGTTAGTACACTTTATGCCTGTTTCTCAATCCAGCGTTGAAAACCATTTATACATTCATGTTTACTGAATGTGGGGAGCCAGTAGGATAATCATACTGTTATGCTGGACTGGAACAGTTCCCTCTCAAGCAGTGTAGCTGTTCATACCTTCTGAAAATCAAACCACTGAAATATTTCTAGATCTAAGTCTCCAGAATGTAACACATGTAAATCTTGAGTTTTGAGACTGGCTACAAGCACCTTAATAGGTCTGCACACTAGTCTTCTACCTAACTGCTAGAAATTTATTTTCTGAATAATAATGTAATATTTAAAAAATGACTTATTTCATAGAATTTAAAACACTTGCATTTTACTAGCAAAATGAAATGATGGTGAAGCTTGCTTTGCTAGTGCTTGATTTTATGAGGGAAAGGAGGATTAACTGATAACTGCATGCCCTATAGCATTATAGAAGCTGATGTTATATTGTATTGAGAAAATATGGGGTTTTTTGCACAATTTTTATTATTGAGGTACTGGTTTAAGCTGCAGAGTTATTGACATTGCAacttttgtatattttgtttaataattttaaaatgtgttaGCTGTACACCTCCAGAAGTCAGAGTTGGAGGAACTGAAACTGGTGCCAAGTACAGAAAAGGAGATAAAGGCCAGTAATGTACGTGTGCCGATTCAAGATTCAACATTTGAGAAAGCTTCTAACCCAGAAGAGGAAGCTATTGATTGTGCAGGAGGTGGTGATCAAGAATTTCAGGGAAAGAAAAGCAGGCTGAAGGAAGCAGATAAGCATCGTGAACAACATGAGCATGTGTCTGAAAAAGAAAGTAGTAATGGAGAACATTATCATTTGCATCTTTCCAGCTGCCACGAGTGCTTGGAACTTGAGAATAGCACTATTGAGTCAGTTAAGTTTGCATCTGCAGAAAACATCCCAGATCTTCCTGATGATTACAGGGGCAATTTTGAAGAAGCTGGATATCTGGCAGGTGAACTCAGAAGAGTAAAGCTTACTGGGAAACCACCTAATGTTTTAATTTATGTTGGTTCTACTTCTGGTAAAGTCAAATTTGAAGAAATAAAATCAATCCTCATGGAATGTGTTAATGTTAATACTTACACGGTCTACCAGCTGTTAGAGGAACAAGTGTTGAGCGTTCCCTGGGTTGACAATGCATTGCTATTGATCATTGCTGCATCAGAGCCCATTTCAGATTCTGTATCCAAACAATTTTTGGTATTCATGTCAAAAGGTGGGAAGATTCTGGGACTTTCAGCCTCTTTTACTTTTGGTGGTATACAAATAAAAAACAAAGATGAACTGATGGACACAGTACAGGCCCTGGTGTTTTCTAAATATGACTATGAGATTAAGCTAAATGTCCTAGCTAGTGGGAAAGTTTTCAAGAGAGAAACTGCAGACCTCAGATCTATGAAGCTCCTTGGTTACTTTGACAACACAGATGAAGATTTGGTGATGGTTCAAATGTCATATGGAAATAGTGGAGGAGAAGCCATTCTTTGCCAGGTATGGAATACAAAAGATCTGACTGCCTGTTTTTCAATATGTTTTTCAATAATATTGTTTGCAAGAAAACCAAATGTGTACGTAAACTGTGAATATAAACCGAAAGTATAAGCTGTGTGTATAAACTGCCTGAAAAGGGATGCAAAATTTCCAGAAAGTTTGGAGCAATAGGGAAGAAAATTCTCCATTTTTCTGTATGACATCCCCCTCCAATGAACTTTAGGGGGGAACTGAGATATGTGCAATACATATTGTTTAGgtttcctatcaaacctaaacatAACATGCACAATTACTTATCATATAAAGTAGAACTATCTAGCATATTTATGGAACTAAAATATTCTGTTCTGTTATATGGAATTTAAATTTTCTATTAAAGTTGCAGGTATACCCAGTACTTGAGAAAGAGTTGCAAACCTCTGCACCCTTTGCTGCCATAGCAGATTGGTATTCTCTGTATGGCtgcatctgtggatacttaaaccaAGATagtggagccatgaacagacaaaacATC contains:
- the HLCS gene encoding biotin--protein ligase, producing MLITLCYLYLWARWGTYSAGLIRRTVRRLHRTRCSFTFCSGPGCPLQTLDQPRCLPPGREEASRLPAERICLRSGNKVFFTDETQSLDDLNQWTLLIVSPPIYSDKIFESEHIAFLTESISTQAGSSQAVTCSTEKLVKWSDYCSPLAFKPGEPYVLFAEASIDNFSSLGIAFMEDRLQMDNGLVPHKIMSVHLQKSELEELKLVPSTEKEIKASNVRVPIQDSTFEKASNPEEEAIDCAGGGDQEFQGKKSRLKEADKHREQHEHVSEKESSNGEHYHLHLSSCHECLELENSTIESVKFASAENIPDLPDDYRGNFEEAGYLAGELRRVKLTGKPPNVLIYVGSTSGKVKFEEIKSILMECVNVNTYTVYQLLEEQVLSVPWVDNALLLIIAASEPISDSVSKQFLVFMSKGGKILGLSASFTFGGIQIKNKDELMDTVQALVFSKYDYEIKLNVLASGKVFKRETADLRSMKLLGYFDNTDEDLVMVQMSYGNSGGEAILCQVHLEVDVKSLPKRSQDDFNYLKMSNVTRYEVLTEILKLLGLSYDLSEVPSLMPLYLLSSDMETHNSFLEWLGRNVNAEGVIDSNKVSLKFVSSCNAEIEITSSLIPVVTKVETFTSEYFILEIYKQNLQTRNLGRVVLFTEVTSTTMNLLDGLMFKVPQEIGLIAIAVQQTQGRGRGGNTWLSPVGAALSTLHVTVPLSSELGQRIPFIQHLVSLAVVESVRSIPGYQDIDLRVKWPNDIYYSDLMKLGGVLINSTLTGTTFHILIGCGFNVNNSNPTICINDLIMEHNKTKNTQLKPLSADCLIARSVTVLEKLINTFQEKGPNGVLPLYYKYWVHSGKQVRLKNDAGPLAWIVGIDDSGFLQVQEEGKDVVTVHPDGNSFDMLRNLIIPKHQ